A section of the Anabaena cylindrica PCC 7122 genome encodes:
- a CDS encoding carotenoid oxygenase family protein, producing the protein MVVTAVNPYLDGNFAPVRQEITTDSLKVIGELPSDLSGMFVRNGPNPQHSPIGQYHWFDGDGMLHGVQISNGKAIYCNRYVRTRGWNIEHEAGKAVWSGMLEPPQMDNPHGPGKNTANTALVWHAGQFLAVWEGGAPHNIQLPKLETISEYTYNNQLVSPFTAHPKVDPVTGEMMFFGYSFAPPYLQYGVVSAEGELLRTVPIDIPMGVMMHDFAITENYTIFMDLPLTFSPERMQKGEPMMMFESDRPSRFGIVPRHGNNSNIRWFETPSCFIFHTLNAYEDGEEVVLIACRMSSTNVLISQPTDPTADIPLLHSWRFNLSTGTVKEEMLDDVPAEFPRINENALGRKTQYGYAGKMANSPVPLFEGVIKYNFSNGKSQTHEFGQGRYGGEAVFAPRLHATTEDDGWLITFVYDQNSETSELIVINAQDVTSEPVTRVIIPQRVPYGFHGAWISESQLSNSI; encoded by the coding sequence ATGGTAGTAACCGCAGTAAATCCTTATCTTGATGGCAATTTTGCCCCAGTTCGCCAAGAAATTACCACAGACAGCCTAAAAGTTATCGGTGAATTACCCTCCGACCTCTCCGGGATGTTTGTCCGCAATGGCCCTAACCCCCAACATTCACCCATAGGACAGTATCACTGGTTTGACGGTGATGGAATGTTACATGGCGTGCAAATCAGCAATGGTAAAGCCATTTATTGCAATCGCTACGTCCGCACCAGAGGCTGGAATATTGAACATGAAGCGGGTAAAGCTGTCTGGAGTGGAATGTTAGAACCACCTCAAATGGATAACCCCCACGGGCCAGGGAAAAATACAGCTAATACTGCGTTAGTATGGCACGCCGGACAATTTTTAGCAGTGTGGGAAGGAGGTGCGCCGCATAATATCCAACTTCCTAAACTAGAAACCATTAGTGAATACACTTACAATAATCAACTCGTTTCTCCTTTTACTGCTCACCCTAAAGTAGACCCAGTGACAGGGGAAATGATGTTCTTTGGTTACTCATTTGCTCCACCATACTTACAATATGGAGTAGTTTCAGCCGAAGGAGAGTTATTGCGAACCGTCCCCATTGACATACCAATGGGAGTCATGATGCATGATTTTGCCATAACTGAAAATTACACTATCTTCATGGATTTACCTTTGACATTCAGCCCAGAACGAATGCAAAAGGGAGAACCGATGATGATGTTTGAGAGCGATCGCCCCAGTCGTTTTGGCATTGTCCCACGTCACGGAAATAACAGCAACATCCGCTGGTTTGAAACTCCCTCCTGCTTCATCTTTCACACCCTCAACGCCTACGAAGATGGTGAAGAAGTAGTACTTATCGCTTGTCGTATGAGTTCCACAAACGTCTTAATAAGTCAACCAACAGATCCCACAGCAGACATACCCCTACTACACAGTTGGCGCTTTAACCTCAGCACAGGCACGGTCAAAGAAGAAATGCTAGACGATGTACCAGCCGAATTTCCTCGCATTAACGAAAATGCTTTAGGAAGAAAAACCCAATATGGCTACGCTGGAAAAATGGCCAACAGTCCTGTACCTTTATTTGAAGGGGTAATTAAATACAATTTCAGTAATGGCAAATCTCAAACCCATGAATTTGGACAAGGACGCTATGGCGGTGAAGCAGTATTTGCGCCCCGTCTTCATGCCACTACAGAAGATGATGGCTGGCTTATAACCTTTGTTTATGATCAAAATTCAGAAACTTCCGAATTAATAGTAATAAATGCTCAAGATGTCACCAGCGAACCTGTTACAAGAGTCATTATTCCCCAACGAGTACCCTATGGTTTCCACGGTGCTTGGATATCAGAATCACAGTTGAGCAATTCTATCTAA
- a CDS encoding alpha/beta hydrolase, whose translation MDQRLKKLLIGDFTWKRMLKSLILIYVLFAVYVYFRADNMIFLPQPSSYEDTKDIIKLKTREKQQISAVYLPNNQAKYTILYAHGNAEDLGDIKGTLKKLRDLGFNIFAYDYRGYGTSEGTPTENHAYQDIETAYNYLIEDLKIKPEKIIVFGRSVGGGSAVDLAVRKPVAGLILESAFTSAFRFVVPFPVLPFDKFTNLDKIKKVKSPVLVIHGKSDEIIPFTHGEKLFAAVNSPKLYLWVETANHNNVISVAGENYGKSLREFTDLILKN comes from the coding sequence ATGGATCAGCGACTCAAAAAACTGCTAATTGGTGATTTTACCTGGAAACGGATGCTCAAATCTTTAATTTTGATCTACGTTTTGTTTGCCGTCTATGTATATTTTCGGGCAGATAATATGATTTTTCTGCCTCAACCGTCTAGCTATGAAGATACAAAAGACATTATCAAGCTGAAGACGAGGGAAAAACAGCAAATTTCAGCAGTATATTTACCAAATAATCAAGCTAAATACACAATTCTTTACGCTCATGGGAATGCGGAAGATTTGGGAGATATCAAAGGAACATTAAAAAAATTACGCGATTTAGGTTTCAACATCTTTGCTTATGATTATCGCGGTTATGGTACGAGTGAAGGAACACCTACAGAAAATCATGCTTATCAAGATATTGAAACTGCTTACAATTATTTAATTGAGGATTTAAAGATTAAACCAGAGAAAATTATTGTTTTTGGGCGTTCAGTTGGGGGTGGTTCAGCAGTAGATTTAGCAGTACGAAAACCTGTAGCGGGTTTAATTCTTGAAAGTGCTTTTACTTCTGCTTTTCGGTTTGTTGTGCCTTTCCCAGTTTTACCTTTTGATAAGTTTACCAATTTGGATAAAATCAAAAAAGTAAAATCTCCTGTGTTGGTGATACATGGTAAATCAGATGAAATTATTCCTTTTACTCATGGTGAAAAATTATTTGCTGCTGTCAATTCACCTAAACTTTATTTGTGGGTAGAAACAGCAAATCATAATAATGTGATTTCGGTAGCAGGAGAGAATTATGGGAAGAGTTTGCGCGAGTTTACTGATTTGATTTTGAAAAATTAG
- a CDS encoding J domain-containing protein, giving the protein MARKTKSASPTNQVPLLALSELHIHLEGLEKEHQSLLKQIKRKRTELNNFVEQMRSLATEVFHQATPCFKKMADLDQEIHALFKEIFTTRKFGKQTQKNIEGLYLNLQMSGIISTKSAQEEDNDTELDELFENSENDDEHNQNRHQYWESRNESESTSASRTEESRKVRQTFLKLAEIFHPDKVQDSETHKSHTEIMKEINKAYQEGDLARLLEIERQHQLGESIDSNSEDDLTRRCKNLEQQNEILKTQYEKLKQELRLAKNTPEGSMVSDSRKAAKQGINSVDLMLETLDSQINIIVDIRDFIKDFREQKITIKEFLAGPPSLRSSREDMMEKLLEEMMQELGGVIIF; this is encoded by the coding sequence ATGGCTAGAAAAACCAAGTCTGCATCTCCTACCAACCAAGTACCCCTACTTGCATTGTCTGAACTACATATCCATTTAGAAGGATTAGAAAAAGAACATCAATCACTACTCAAACAGATTAAGAGAAAGCGAACAGAACTAAATAACTTTGTTGAACAAATGCGTTCTTTAGCCACCGAGGTATTTCATCAAGCCACCCCATGCTTCAAAAAAATGGCAGACCTCGACCAGGAAATTCATGCCCTTTTCAAGGAAATTTTTACTACTAGAAAATTTGGTAAACAAACCCAAAAAAATATAGAAGGACTTTATTTAAATCTTCAGATGTCCGGGATAATCAGCACCAAATCTGCCCAAGAAGAAGATAATGATACAGAACTAGATGAATTGTTTGAAAATTCAGAAAATGATGATGAACATAATCAAAATCGTCATCAATATTGGGAATCACGAAATGAATCAGAGTCTACTTCTGCAAGCAGAACAGAAGAATCAAGAAAAGTTCGGCAGACATTTTTGAAATTAGCAGAAATCTTTCATCCAGATAAAGTACAAGACAGTGAAACCCATAAGTCTCATACAGAAATTATGAAAGAAATCAATAAAGCCTACCAAGAAGGAGACTTAGCCAGACTTTTAGAAATTGAACGTCAGCATCAATTAGGAGAATCTATTGATAGCAATAGTGAAGATGACTTAACTCGCAGATGTAAAAATTTAGAACAACAGAATGAAATTCTTAAAACTCAATATGAGAAATTAAAACAAGAACTACGTTTAGCTAAAAATACACCGGAAGGATCAATGGTTTCTGATTCTCGCAAAGCTGCAAAACAAGGAATTAATTCTGTTGATTTAATGTTAGAAACTTTAGACTCTCAAATTAATATTATTGTGGATATTCGTGATTTTATTAAAGACTTTAGAGAGCAGAAAATTACCATTAAAGAATTTCTTGCAGGTCCCCCAAGTTTACGCTCATCAAGAGAGGATATGATGGAAAAATTGCTAGAAGAGATGATGCAAGAATTAGGGGGAGTAATTATTTTTTAA
- a CDS encoding TspO/MBR family protein, whose translation MIKSWIVIGGVAFLVALGANQITPSDRQWFRHLKRPRWLTFEAAIPLIWTVIFICGAWSAYIIWEHNPDTGATWLMMILYLLLEIFTIAYTPVMFRFRSLKAGTILGGTGFIICLLVTIAVLPVSVWAALLLIPYLLWSPIGTYTTWEMIHLNQQDV comes from the coding sequence ATGATTAAATCTTGGATAGTAATCGGGGGTGTGGCTTTTTTAGTAGCTTTAGGGGCTAACCAGATTACACCTAGCGATCGCCAGTGGTTCAGGCACTTAAAAAGACCCAGATGGCTTACTTTTGAGGCCGCAATTCCATTGATTTGGACAGTAATATTTATTTGTGGCGCTTGGTCAGCTTATATTATCTGGGAACACAACCCAGATACTGGTGCAACTTGGTTAATGATGATTTTATACCTACTTTTGGAAATATTTACAATTGCTTACACACCTGTAATGTTTCGATTTCGCAGTTTAAAGGCGGGTACAATTCTTGGTGGTACAGGTTTTATTATCTGTCTTTTAGTCACCATAGCAGTATTACCTGTTTCGGTTTGGGCTGCATTATTACTAATTCCTTATTTACTGTGGAGTCCTATTGGCACATATACAACTTGGGAAATGATTCATCTCAATCAACAAGATGTGTAA
- a CDS encoding histidine phosphatase family protein: MSLTLYLLRHGQTESSRMNAYCGAIDSELTADGIEMANAFAAAYSSTHWKAVFSSPMRRTIATAKPLCTAIGVQPELRDGLKEINYGQWEGKTPEIISREYHDDYIRWSADPAWYAPTGGELAVTIASRAMQVIEEIKHLYNDGNVLVVAHKATIRIILCSLLGIDVGRFRYRWGCPVGSLSIVQFTDHGPMLQALADRTHLDDRLRNLPGS; this comes from the coding sequence GTGAGCCTAACTCTTTATCTACTCCGTCATGGACAAACAGAATCTAGTCGCATGAATGCCTATTGCGGTGCAATAGACTCAGAACTAACTGCTGACGGCATAGAAATGGCAAATGCTTTTGCAGCTGCTTACAGTTCTACACACTGGAAGGCAGTTTTTTCTAGTCCCATGCGACGAACCATAGCGACAGCAAAACCTTTATGTACAGCTATAGGAGTGCAACCAGAACTGCGAGATGGTTTGAAGGAAATTAACTATGGTCAATGGGAAGGTAAAACCCCAGAAATCATCAGCCGTGAATATCATGATGATTATATCCGTTGGTCGGCCGACCCGGCTTGGTATGCTCCCACTGGTGGCGAGTTAGCGGTAACAATTGCTTCTCGCGCTATGCAAGTAATTGAAGAAATTAAGCATCTTTACAACGATGGTAATGTTTTAGTTGTTGCTCATAAGGCAACTATCAGAATCATTCTCTGTAGTTTATTAGGAATTGATGTGGGTCGCTTTCGTTATCGTTGGGGGTGTCCAGTCGGGTCTTTAAGTATTGTCCAGTTTACGGATCATGGGCCAATGTTACAGGCTTTGGCTGACCGGACTCATTTAGATGATAGATTGCGGAATTTACCAGGAAGTTAA
- a CDS encoding glycosyltransferase encodes MELISVIIPVYNGGKTIKPTIESVLKQAHYNFEIIVINSDSIDSTLEIVSSIQDQRIKIYNYPKANAAVNRNRGLKHACGELITFLDADDIWTSDKLEAQYRVLQENSQATVVYSWTDAIDELGKLLRPCSHSTWQGDVYAKLLLDDFIGSGSNAMIRSFAFDKVGGFDETLTNAEDTDMWLRLAAQYHFIFVPQVQIFYRISSNSKSSNILGLEISNLRIIEKEFATAPLSLQYLKPYRIANLYKYLSYKALTVSPGKQNSIQATRILWLTLINDTTLLQKPIIYKALLKLMIMTLLPPQQAMLLLNKFPKLSNISTFFGYIKTNVPATESSS; translated from the coding sequence ATGGAACTAATTTCTGTAATCATCCCTGTTTATAATGGGGGAAAAACTATCAAACCAACTATAGAATCTGTTTTAAAACAAGCACATTATAACTTTGAAATTATTGTTATTAATTCAGATTCCATTGATAGCACATTGGAGATAGTTTCCAGTATCCAAGATCAAAGAATAAAAATATATAACTATCCAAAAGCAAATGCAGCAGTTAATCGAAATCGTGGTTTAAAACACGCTTGTGGTGAGTTAATTACTTTTTTAGATGCAGATGATATTTGGACATCAGATAAACTTGAAGCACAATATAGGGTGCTACAAGAAAATTCCCAAGCAACTGTTGTGTACAGTTGGACTGATGCGATTGACGAACTAGGTAAATTACTACGTCCATGCAGTCATTCTACTTGGCAAGGTGATGTTTATGCAAAGCTATTATTAGATGATTTTATTGGTAGTGGTTCTAATGCAATGATTCGCTCTTTTGCTTTCGACAAAGTAGGTGGTTTTGATGAAACACTTACTAATGCTGAAGATACGGATATGTGGTTACGGTTAGCCGCACAATATCATTTTATTTTTGTTCCTCAAGTACAGATTTTTTATCGTATATCTAGCAACTCAAAATCTTCTAATATTTTAGGACTAGAAATATCTAACTTACGAATTATTGAAAAAGAGTTTGCAACTGCTCCTCTATCTTTACAATATCTAAAGCCTTACAGAATTGCTAATCTATATAAATACCTCAGCTACAAAGCCCTGACAGTTTCACCAGGAAAACAAAACAGCATTCAAGCAACTCGAATTTTATGGCTAACCCTTATAAATGACACTACTCTCTTACAGAAACCAATTATCTATAAAGCTTTATTAAAACTAATGATCATGACTCTACTACCTCCTCAACAAGCAATGTTATTACTGAATAAATTTCCTAAACTCTCTAATATTAGTACATTTTTTGGTTATATAAAAACTAATGTCCCAGCCACAGAGTCTTCAAGTTAA
- a CDS encoding glycosyltransferase family 4 protein has protein sequence MKIAYVAVDDFLNKSSWTKHLQGRCAAEYYIAKNLTDESTYIDYISPLSKKFSLLTRAKWSLYNYIFHKKYYRWAEPIVVKNYAHQIEKKLKLLDTNIVLCPENIVPIAYLNCHQPLVLWTDATLSSLINFYRHMENLCDENIKNIYTMEAEALNRCQLIIYTSKWAAEDAMQTYDIPASKIKVVPYGANLECDRTWEDIRVIVGSREENKCKLLFMGIDWLRKGGNTAFQVAKELNEAGLKTELIVVGCQPEINEPLPEFVKVIGFVDKYKTEGTETINRLLAESHFLILPSRAEAFGHVFCEASSFGLPSLASNIGGIPTVVRDNFNGKTFSLNADISEYSDYIIRLMTNYSEYQQLAYSSFEQYQSRLNWQVSVQTAKQLMKELVD, from the coding sequence ATGAAAATAGCGTATGTGGCGGTAGATGATTTTTTAAATAAAAGCTCTTGGACAAAACATCTGCAAGGGCGTTGTGCGGCTGAATATTACATAGCTAAAAATCTTACAGATGAATCTACTTACATAGATTATATTAGCCCACTTAGTAAAAAATTTTCCCTATTAACCAGAGCAAAATGGAGCTTATATAATTATATATTCCACAAAAAATATTATCGTTGGGCAGAACCAATAGTTGTTAAAAATTATGCCCATCAAATTGAAAAAAAATTAAAATTGTTAGATACAAATATAGTTTTATGTCCAGAAAATATAGTCCCAATTGCTTATCTTAATTGTCATCAACCACTGGTTTTGTGGACTGATGCAACTCTGAGTTCTCTCATAAATTTCTATCGACATATGGAAAATTTATGTGATGAGAATATTAAAAATATCTATACTATGGAGGCAGAAGCTCTTAACCGATGTCAGTTAATTATATACACTTCAAAATGGGCTGCTGAAGATGCTATGCAGACTTATGATATTCCTGCATCTAAAATCAAAGTAGTTCCCTATGGAGCTAATTTAGAATGTGATAGAACCTGGGAAGATATCCGAGTAATTGTAGGATCTAGAGAAGAGAATAAATGCAAATTACTTTTCATGGGTATTGACTGGTTAAGGAAAGGCGGAAATACAGCTTTTCAAGTAGCGAAAGAGTTAAATGAAGCAGGATTAAAGACTGAATTAATTGTAGTGGGATGTCAACCAGAAATCAATGAACCTCTACCAGAATTTGTGAAAGTTATCGGGTTTGTCGATAAATATAAAACAGAAGGTACAGAAACAATTAATAGATTATTAGCTGAATCACATTTTTTAATTTTGCCTTCTAGAGCAGAAGCATTTGGTCATGTATTTTGTGAAGCAAGTTCTTTTGGTTTACCCTCTTTAGCAAGTAATATTGGTGGTATTCCAACTGTGGTTAGAGATAACTTCAATGGTAAAACATTTTCTCTTAACGCCGATATTTCCGAATACTCCGACTATATAATTAGATTGATGACAAATTATAGTGAGTACCAACAACTAGCGTATTCATCTTTTGAGCAATATCAATCTCGATTAAACTGGCAAGTATCTGTGCAGACTGCTAAACAGTTGATGAAAGAATTAGTAGATTAA
- a CDS encoding DUF3611 family protein, with product MHTDETEKRSHEVEPEVRSHNQDQASLELKPKVQDIAKTIRLTGWITFWIQLALSMVCGLALLFTVTGRDFAQQQNTGLGVGIFWCGWGIVVLFFSIFWNFRYTRFGKRLANPNPTLHPSKAETVRAIRLGVMVGLIGMLLSIFGAGATVSVLVAKSVSQPPGVAITDPYRIIRAMDVFVAVANVNAIAAHFVGTVGSIFLLERVHQH from the coding sequence ATGCACACTGATGAAACCGAAAAGCGATCGCACGAAGTAGAACCAGAAGTGCGATCGCACAACCAGGATCAAGCATCGCTGGAACTCAAACCGAAAGTACAAGATATTGCCAAAACTATCCGTCTCACCGGTTGGATAACTTTCTGGATACAATTGGCTTTGTCTATGGTTTGTGGCTTGGCTTTGTTATTTACTGTTACTGGTCGTGATTTTGCTCAACAACAAAATACTGGTCTAGGAGTTGGGATATTTTGGTGTGGTTGGGGAATTGTAGTGCTATTTTTCAGTATTTTTTGGAATTTTCGTTATACACGCTTCGGTAAACGCCTAGCAAATCCTAATCCCACCTTGCATCCTAGTAAGGCAGAAACAGTTAGAGCTATCCGACTGGGGGTCATGGTCGGTTTAATAGGGATGTTGTTAAGCATCTTTGGCGCGGGAGCTACCGTGAGTGTGCTGGTAGCCAAGTCTGTATCCCAGCCCCCAGGAGTGGCAATTACAGACCCTTACAGAATTATTCGCGCCATGGATGTGTTTGTAGCAGTGGCGAATGTCAATGCTATTGCGGCTCATTTTGTGGGAACTGTGGGTTCTATCTTCTTGCTAGAGCGAGTACATCAGCATTAA
- a CDS encoding class I SAM-dependent methyltransferase — protein sequence MELITSLNLKNSEYFSKNRFISYYNQLRLLFSLGKQVKNVLEIGIFNSLFTDILKRNDYNVTTADVDPRLNPDIILDLTQDFTLPQDTFDVIILFQVLEHLPYEQSELALQKLAVATKKFLLISIPYNTEYLALQVKPSFLNRPRHLFINVPKFWTKIPLCNQHYWEIGLKGYPKQRFLNSVAKAGLTVKREFIDPSNPYHYFLILQKNSVFNNVS from the coding sequence ATGGAATTAATCACCTCTTTAAATCTTAAAAATTCAGAATACTTTTCTAAAAATAGATTTATTAGTTACTACAACCAGTTACGTTTATTATTCTCACTCGGCAAGCAGGTAAAAAATGTCCTAGAGATTGGAATTTTTAACTCTCTGTTCACAGACATTCTGAAGAGGAATGACTATAACGTCACTACCGCTGATGTTGATCCTCGCCTCAACCCAGACATTATTTTGGATCTTACGCAAGACTTTACACTACCGCAAGATACATTTGATGTAATTATCCTGTTTCAGGTTCTAGAACATCTTCCCTATGAGCAATCAGAATTGGCATTGCAAAAACTCGCAGTGGCGACCAAAAAATTCTTGCTGATCTCTATTCCTTATAATACTGAATATCTAGCACTACAGGTAAAACCTTCTTTTTTAAACAGGCCAAGACATTTATTCATTAATGTGCCTAAGTTTTGGACTAAAATACCTTTATGTAACCAACACTATTGGGAAATTGGGCTAAAAGGATATCCCAAACAGCGGTTTTTAAATTCTGTTGCCAAAGCTGGTCTAACTGTAAAACGCGAATTTATCGACCCTAGCAATCCATATCATTATTTCTTAATTTTACAAAAAAACTCAGTTTTTAATAATGTCTCTTGA
- the hpsE gene encoding hormogonium polysaccharide biosynthesis glycosyltransferase HpsE codes for MSLDLTVAIPTYNGESRLPKVIDHLQSQQGLENLKWEVIIVDNNSTDGTAKLIQEYQANWNHPYVLKYLSEIQQGAAFARAKAIQEAQSEIICFLDDDNLPAPNWIIEAYKFTVNNPQAGAIASRISGNFEVNPPENIQSIIFYLAITERGEKPHIFQPRKQGFPPSAGLVVRRQAWQDNVPKKPFFIGRVGSSMLGSEDAEALCYIQKAGWEIWYNPAMQIEHLIPASRLERNYLISLLQAVGLARHHLRMLILPSWQRPLAFFAYFTNDLFKFILYYIRYHNLINSDILTACEMERLRSTMISPFYLETLKVRRFFQKFSN; via the coding sequence ATGTCTCTTGATTTAACTGTTGCCATACCAACCTATAACGGGGAAAGCCGTTTACCCAAAGTTATAGATCATTTGCAAAGCCAACAGGGATTAGAAAACCTCAAATGGGAAGTTATCATCGTTGATAATAATAGTACAGATGGTACAGCAAAGCTGATTCAGGAATACCAAGCCAACTGGAATCATCCATATGTGTTAAAGTATTTATCGGAAATTCAACAAGGTGCTGCCTTTGCTAGAGCTAAAGCTATTCAAGAAGCACAAAGTGAAATTATTTGTTTCTTAGATGATGATAATTTACCTGCACCAAATTGGATTATAGAAGCTTACAAATTTACTGTAAATAATCCGCAAGCTGGAGCTATAGCCAGCAGAATTAGTGGTAATTTTGAAGTGAATCCACCAGAAAATATTCAGTCAATAATATTCTATTTAGCAATTACAGAAAGAGGTGAAAAACCACATATATTTCAACCTCGAAAACAGGGATTTCCCCCAAGTGCGGGGTTAGTCGTTCGTCGTCAAGCATGGCAAGATAACGTTCCCAAAAAACCTTTTTTTATTGGTAGAGTTGGCTCATCAATGTTAGGTAGTGAAGATGCTGAAGCATTATGTTATATCCAAAAAGCTGGTTGGGAAATTTGGTATAATCCAGCAATGCAAATAGAGCATCTGATTCCAGCATCACGGTTAGAACGAAATTATCTAATTTCTCTTTTGCAAGCAGTTGGTTTAGCTCGTCATCATTTACGAATGTTAATCTTACCAAGTTGGCAAAGACCTCTTGCGTTTTTTGCTTATTTTACTAATGATTTATTTAAATTTATATTATATTATATTCGTTACCATAACCTGATCAATAGTGATATTCTTACTGCTTGCGAAATGGAGCGATTAAGAAGCACTATGATTAGTCCTTTTTATTTAGAGACTTTAAAAGTTAGAAGATTCTTTCAAAAATTCAGTAATTAA
- the era gene encoding GTPase Era, with the protein MKLESNVSSIDNYTFSFAGEVTIPQAPPEFKSGFIGIIGRPNVGKSTLMNHLVGQKIAITSPISQTTRNRLRGILTTEAAQLIFVDTPGIHKPHHQLGEVLVKNAKLAIESVDVVLFVVDGTVACGGGDRYIAELLSRSQTPVILGINKIDEQPSDFQKLDDSYTQLAAEHQWQMVKFSAKTGAGLPELQELLIGNLETGPFYYPPDLVTDQPERFIMGELIREQILLLTREEVPHSVAIAIDLVEETPAITRVLATINVERDSQKGILIGKGGTMLKAIGSEARQQIQKLITGKVYLELFVKVQPKWRQSRIRLAELGYRVEE; encoded by the coding sequence ATGAAGCTGGAGTCTAATGTGAGTAGTATTGATAATTATACATTCTCTTTTGCAGGAGAAGTGACAATTCCCCAAGCTCCTCCTGAATTTAAATCGGGTTTTATTGGCATTATTGGTCGTCCTAATGTCGGTAAATCTACTTTAATGAATCATTTGGTCGGTCAAAAAATTGCGATTACATCACCAATATCTCAAACTACACGGAATCGGTTACGCGGTATTTTAACTACAGAAGCAGCACAGTTAATTTTTGTAGATACTCCAGGAATTCATAAACCCCATCATCAATTAGGGGAAGTATTGGTAAAAAATGCCAAGCTGGCAATTGAATCTGTAGATGTGGTGCTGTTTGTAGTTGATGGAACGGTGGCTTGTGGCGGAGGAGATCGCTATATTGCTGAATTACTCAGTCGTAGTCAAACCCCTGTGATTTTGGGGATAAATAAAATCGACGAACAACCGTCAGATTTCCAAAAGCTAGATGATAGTTACACTCAGTTAGCTGCTGAACATCAATGGCAAATGGTCAAATTTTCCGCCAAGACTGGGGCAGGATTACCAGAACTGCAAGAATTATTAATTGGTAATTTAGAAACTGGCCCGTTCTACTATCCTCCTGATTTGGTTACAGACCAACCCGAACGGTTTATTATGGGAGAATTAATTAGGGAACAGATTTTGCTGTTGACCCGTGAGGAAGTACCTCATTCAGTAGCGATCGCCATTGATCTAGTCGAAGAAACCCCAGCTATTACCCGTGTACTCGCTACTATCAATGTTGAAAGAGATTCCCAAAAAGGAATCCTAATTGGTAAAGGTGGCACAATGCTGAAAGCGATCGGCAGTGAAGCTCGTCAACAAATCCAAAAGCTAATTACTGGTAAAGTTTATCTAGAATTATTTGTCAAAGTCCAACCAAAATGGCGGCAGTCAAGAATCAGGTTGGCAGAATTAGGTTATCGCGTGGAAGAGTAA
- a CDS encoding 2OG-Fe dioxygenase family protein: protein MQKVSYATELEYTFLFTLRKVNSINTEDFQTFFQNLPVDPYIKGKYRSRRLSRVIISENKLIKLPHGYLFQSRDYNSLLGDIKRDFAELEDALVELDIFKNLVLAFSDACKLHPEAEIGIHQIRTTCSPGHLGNPAPEGIHQDGSDFIGIFSVARENIQGGETHLYTAKKEKPVFNKILQPGELVVVNDHDFFHFTTPIKSHNPEPGTRDVFVLTSPSLISE from the coding sequence ATGCAAAAAGTCTCATATGCTACGGAATTAGAATATACTTTTCTGTTTACCCTGAGAAAAGTAAATTCGATTAATACTGAAGATTTTCAGACATTTTTTCAGAACTTACCTGTTGATCCTTATATTAAGGGTAAATATCGCTCAAGAAGGTTATCACGGGTCATAATTTCTGAAAATAAGTTGATTAAACTTCCACATGGATACCTATTTCAGAGCCGAGATTATAATTCTTTATTGGGTGATATCAAAAGAGATTTTGCAGAATTAGAAGATGCACTTGTCGAACTAGATATTTTTAAGAACCTGGTTTTAGCTTTTAGCGATGCTTGTAAACTGCACCCAGAAGCCGAAATTGGTATTCATCAAATCAGAACCACCTGTTCACCAGGTCATTTAGGCAATCCTGCACCTGAAGGCATTCATCAAGATGGAAGTGATTTTATTGGCATATTTTCTGTCGCTAGAGAAAACATTCAAGGTGGAGAAACACATTTATATACTGCTAAAAAAGAGAAGCCAGTTTTTAACAAAATTTTGCAACCAGGAGAACTAGTTGTAGTCAATGATCATGATTTTTTCCACTTTACAACTCCTATTAAATCTCACAATCCAGAACCAGGAACTAGGGATGTGTTCGTACTTACTTCTCCCAGTTTAATATCTGAATAG